A stretch of the Sulfurimonas sp. HSL3-1 genome encodes the following:
- a CDS encoding leucyl aminopeptidase produces MLVKLETQPVESIDAALTVTLLTPETLASHPKKSVLEQAGFEAKEGQSCMLHEGAEYVAAVTAFEPDAIRDAMAATAKSLSGFAYESAKIAQYGLENAAALVEGIILGSYKYTRYKSDAKPSKLKTFYVAGANYDGSALDTDALKTAVDGAVILATATNFARDLVNTTPDDMVPADLAIIAQDLADANDLGCEIFDEHALEEEKMQAMLMVARASAHKPRMIHLSYVPENPVATVSLVGKGLTYDSGGLSLKPSTSMVTMKMDKAGACAVLGIMKAVSELKLPVAVHGFVGAVENMIGGNAYKPDDVLFARNGKTIEVRNTDAEGRLVLADVLSYAQDNVEADYLFDYATLTGACVVALGPYTTGIMGHSSALKHTIYGAAERAGELVGALPFNPHLKKALKSEIADVSNISNIPYGGAITAAMFLDHFITDGMKEKWMHFDIAGPAYTESGWGVNPHGGTGAGVRTTVALLRTLAEK; encoded by the coding sequence ATGCTCGTCAAGCTCGAAACGCAACCTGTTGAGTCCATCGACGCGGCCCTGACCGTCACCCTTCTGACGCCGGAGACGCTGGCCTCACACCCGAAAAAATCCGTCCTCGAACAGGCCGGATTCGAAGCCAAAGAGGGGCAGAGCTGCATGCTGCACGAAGGCGCCGAATACGTCGCCGCCGTCACCGCCTTTGAACCCGACGCCATCCGGGACGCAATGGCCGCCACCGCCAAAAGCCTCAGCGGGTTTGCCTATGAGAGCGCCAAAATCGCGCAGTACGGCCTTGAAAACGCCGCCGCCCTTGTCGAGGGCATCATACTTGGAAGCTACAAATACACGCGCTACAAATCCGACGCCAAACCCTCCAAGCTCAAAACCTTTTACGTTGCCGGTGCGAATTACGACGGCAGTGCACTCGATACCGATGCTCTGAAAACCGCCGTCGACGGCGCCGTTATCCTTGCGACAGCCACGAACTTCGCCCGCGACCTCGTCAATACGACCCCTGACGACATGGTCCCCGCCGACCTGGCCATCATTGCCCAGGATCTCGCTGACGCCAACGACCTGGGCTGCGAGATCTTCGACGAGCACGCGCTGGAAGAGGAGAAGATGCAGGCGATGCTGATGGTCGCCCGCGCCTCGGCACACAAACCCCGCATGATCCATCTCTCCTATGTTCCGGAAAACCCTGTGGCGACCGTCTCGCTCGTCGGCAAAGGGCTCACCTACGACAGCGGCGGACTGAGCCTCAAACCCTCTACGTCCATGGTCACGATGAAAATGGACAAGGCCGGCGCCTGTGCGGTGCTTGGGATCATGAAAGCCGTCAGCGAGCTGAAGCTGCCCGTCGCTGTCCACGGCTTTGTCGGGGCGGTGGAGAACATGATCGGCGGCAACGCCTACAAGCCCGATGACGTCCTCTTCGCCCGCAACGGCAAGACGATCGAGGTACGCAATACCGATGCCGAGGGACGGTTGGTCCTTGCCGACGTCCTCTCCTACGCCCAGGACAATGTCGAAGCGGACTACCTCTTCGACTATGCGACGCTGACCGGCGCCTGCGTCGTCGCACTCGGTCCCTATACGACGGGCATCATGGGCCACAGCAGCGCCCTCAAACACACCATCTACGGTGCGGCGGAGCGCGCGGGGGAACTCGTCGGCGCGCTGCCTTTCAACCCGCATCTGAAAAAAGCCCTCAAAAGCGAAATCGCCGATGTTAGCAACATCAGCAACATCCCCTACGGCGGCGCTATTACGGCGGCGATGTTCCTTGACCACTTCATTACCGACGGGATGAAAGAGAAGTGGATGCACTTCGACATTGCCGGTCCGGCCTACACGGAATCCGGCTGGGGCGTCAACCCCCACGGCGGAACCGGTGCCGGTGTTCGCACGACCGTCGCCCTCCTGCGCACGCTAGCAGAAAAGTAG
- the lepB gene encoding signal peptidase I: MKTKVKHAAKAAYRFSNSWTGTVIIVLFVIFFVAQAFRIPSGSMKDSLLIGDHLFAKKFAYGISTPHIPFLEIPLIPGTDGHIVDGDTPQRGDIVIFRYPNNTTLHYVKRCIATPGDELFVFNKDLYLHPVEGDEYIRQHYTFTHELKEFDGRLWVKNPYMKDHPGIHHDPSIIDDGRYPQPIFNFGPVQVPEGRYFMMGDNRDHSNDSRFWGAVPYGLVEGTPWFIYFSMDDNYEIRWDRMFKTPEDLEQSPYLERAVAERQREEGQDRGLY; encoded by the coding sequence ATGAAGACGAAGGTCAAACACGCCGCCAAAGCGGCCTACCGCTTCTCCAACAGCTGGACGGGAACGGTCATCATCGTTCTCTTCGTCATCTTTTTCGTCGCCCAGGCTTTTCGCATCCCAAGCGGTTCCATGAAAGACTCCCTGCTTATCGGCGACCACCTCTTCGCCAAAAAGTTCGCCTACGGCATCTCTACCCCGCACATCCCGTTTCTGGAGATCCCGCTTATTCCGGGCACCGACGGGCATATCGTCGACGGCGACACCCCTCAGCGCGGCGACATCGTGATCTTCCGCTACCCCAACAACACGACCCTGCACTACGTCAAACGCTGCATCGCGACCCCGGGGGACGAGCTCTTCGTCTTCAACAAGGATCTCTACCTCCACCCGGTCGAAGGGGACGAGTATATTCGCCAGCACTACACCTTCACCCACGAACTCAAGGAGTTCGACGGCCGTCTCTGGGTCAAGAACCCCTATATGAAGGATCACCCTGGCATCCACCACGATCCCTCCATTATTGATGACGGCCGCTATCCGCAGCCCATCTTCAATTTCGGACCGGTCCAGGTCCCCGAAGGGCGCTACTTCATGATGGGCGATAACCGCGATCACTCCAACGACAGCCGCTTCTGGGGCGCCGTACCCTACGGCCTCGTCGAGGGCACACCCTGGTTCATCTACTTCAGCATGGACGACAACTACGAGATCCGCTGGGACCGCATGTTCAAAACTCCCGAGGACCTCGAACAGTCCCCCTACCTGGAGCGCGCGGTAGCCGAACGCCAGCGCGAAGAGGGCCAAGACCGTGGACTCTATTGA
- the trpB gene encoding tryptophan synthase subunit beta: MYIPEPSTFDPDTNGHFGIFGGRYVPETLMPALLELEKAYEQNRFDETFWSEVDGYLKDYVGRPSPLYYAANVSEELGAKVYIKREDLNHTGAHKVNNVIAQGLLAKKLGKQKVIAETGAGQHGVATATIAALLGLECEIFMGAKDVARQELNVFRMKLLGAKVHAVESGSRTLKDAMNDAIRHWVTHARDTFYIIGTVAGPHPYPMMVRDFQAIIGWEARAQILEKEGRLPDTVVACIGGGSNAIGMFQHFLEDKEVQCVGIEAGGLGTETDKHGASLLKGRPGVLHGQMSYLLQDDDGQILEAHSISAGLDYPGIGPEHAFHKENGTVAYDTITDDEALEAFVWLSRKEGIIPAFESSHAVAYLKKMPDIAGKLVIVNLSGRGDKDMIQAKDMLHFD, translated from the coding sequence ATGTACATCCCCGAACCCTCCACGTTCGATCCCGATACCAACGGCCATTTTGGCATCTTCGGCGGCCGCTATGTTCCCGAAACCCTGATGCCGGCCCTGCTGGAGCTTGAAAAAGCGTATGAACAGAACCGTTTCGACGAAACCTTCTGGAGCGAGGTGGACGGCTACCTCAAAGACTATGTCGGCCGCCCTTCCCCGCTCTATTACGCGGCAAATGTCTCCGAAGAGCTCGGCGCGAAGGTCTACATCAAGCGCGAGGACCTGAACCACACCGGTGCGCATAAGGTCAACAACGTCATTGCCCAGGGGCTGCTGGCCAAGAAACTCGGCAAACAGAAGGTTATCGCGGAGACCGGCGCGGGGCAGCATGGCGTCGCCACCGCAACGATCGCCGCCCTGCTGGGGCTCGAGTGCGAAATCTTTATGGGGGCAAAGGATGTCGCCCGCCAGGAGCTCAACGTCTTCCGCATGAAACTGCTGGGGGCTAAGGTGCATGCCGTCGAGAGCGGCTCGCGTACCCTCAAAGACGCCATGAACGACGCCATCCGCCACTGGGTCACCCATGCCCGAGACACCTTCTACATCATCGGCACCGTCGCAGGACCCCACCCCTACCCGATGATGGTCCGTGACTTCCAGGCGATCATCGGCTGGGAAGCCCGCGCGCAGATTTTGGAAAAAGAGGGACGCCTCCCCGACACGGTTGTCGCCTGCATCGGCGGCGGCTCCAACGCCATCGGCATGTTCCAGCACTTCCTCGAAGACAAGGAGGTACAGTGCGTCGGCATCGAGGCGGGAGGTCTCGGAACCGAAACGGACAAACACGGCGCCTCCCTGCTTAAAGGACGCCCCGGGGTCCTGCACGGCCAGATGAGCTACCTGCTCCAGGATGATGATGGCCAGATCCTCGAAGCGCACTCCATCTCCGCCGGTCTGGACTATCCCGGGATCGGGCCGGAACACGCTTTCCATAAGGAGAACGGGACGGTGGCCTACGATACCATCACCGACGATGAAGCTCTGGAAGCCTTCGTCTGGCTCAGCCGCAAAGAGGGGATTATCCCAGCCTTCGAGAGCTCCCACGCCGTCGCCTACCTGAAAAAGATGCCCGACATCGCAGGTAAACTGGTCATCGTCAACCTCTCCGGCCGCGGGGACAAAGATATGATCCAGGCCAAAGACATGCTACACTTCGACTAA
- a CDS encoding dicarboxylate/amino acid:cation symporter translates to MTQLRAALASTNGLILAGIVLGALFGAFFPELALAQRIIGQMFVALLKMLVVPLVFASIFVAIAGLGTLHHLKNMGLRTIGLYLLTTALSVLLAIVVMNVLGIGEAVSAEGIAFAQAHEIKPFSFEAMLLGFIPTNVFASLTNGAMMQVIVFSILFAIASLYLSDHHQGLMLDFFTGVNNAMLKMAEWVIKLTPLGVFSLIAYVVADEGVDVILGLWKYMLVVIGVILLHGLVTLPSLVAFFARVNPYHYMGQVKEAILLAFSTASSAATLPVSIEVSEHKGGVRRESAGFVLPLGATVSMDGTAAYLVVAVLYIATLAGVELSFGDQVLLGVTVVALSVGVAALPSASLVMMVVILNQIGLPADYIGLIVAVDRVLDMFRTSLNVTSDLMVTKIVDVTTRKEALGEAAQERSA, encoded by the coding sequence GTGACGCAGCTGCGCGCGGCGCTCGCGTCGACGAACGGGCTCATCCTCGCCGGGATCGTTCTGGGAGCGCTTTTTGGCGCGTTCTTCCCCGAACTGGCCCTGGCGCAGCGGATCATCGGACAGATGTTCGTCGCCCTGCTGAAAATGCTCGTCGTCCCGCTGGTCTTTGCCAGCATCTTTGTCGCCATCGCCGGGCTGGGGACGCTGCACCATCTCAAAAATATGGGCCTGCGCACGATCGGGCTCTACCTGCTCACGACGGCGCTGTCAGTCCTGCTGGCGATCGTCGTCATGAACGTTCTCGGCATCGGCGAAGCGGTCTCCGCCGAAGGGATCGCGTTCGCGCAGGCGCACGAGATCAAACCCTTCTCATTCGAAGCGATGCTGCTCGGCTTCATTCCGACAAACGTTTTCGCCTCCCTGACGAACGGGGCGATGATGCAGGTGATCGTCTTCTCCATCCTCTTCGCGATCGCCAGTCTCTACCTCAGCGACCACCACCAAGGATTGATGCTCGACTTCTTTACCGGCGTCAACAACGCCATGCTCAAGATGGCCGAATGGGTTATCAAACTGACGCCCCTGGGCGTCTTCAGCCTGATCGCCTATGTCGTTGCCGACGAGGGGGTCGACGTTATTCTCGGGCTCTGGAAATATATGCTCGTCGTCATCGGAGTGATTCTGCTGCACGGGCTGGTGACGTTGCCGTCGCTTGTCGCTTTCTTCGCACGGGTCAACCCCTACCATTATATGGGGCAGGTCAAGGAAGCGATTCTGCTCGCATTTTCCACCGCCTCCAGCGCGGCGACACTGCCGGTCTCCATCGAGGTGAGCGAGCATAAAGGCGGGGTGCGTCGGGAGAGCGCAGGGTTCGTGCTGCCGCTGGGGGCGACGGTCTCCATGGACGGGACGGCGGCCTACCTGGTCGTGGCGGTGCTTTACATCGCGACCCTCGCTGGAGTGGAGCTCTCTTTCGGCGACCAGGTACTGCTGGGGGTCACCGTCGTGGCGCTCTCCGTCGGCGTCGCGGCGCTGCCAAGCGCCTCGCTGGTGATGATGGTCGTCATCCTGAACCAGATCGGTCTGCCGGCGGACTATATCGGCCTAATCGTTGCCGTCGACCGTGTCCTCGACATGTTCCGGACCTCCCTCAACGTCACTTCGGATCTGATGGTCACGAAGATCGTCGACGTCACGACGCGCAAAGAGGCGCTTGGGGAAGCGGCCCAGGAGCGCAGCGCTTAA
- the folD gene encoding bifunctional methylenetetrahydrofolate dehydrogenase/methenyltetrahydrofolate cyclohydrolase FolD, which translates to MQILDGKALSKKIEEGVATAASELKERTGRVPGLAVILVGNDPASHAYVGMKKKACDRAGFYSVTHEMPETISQEAIEQTIEMMNGNPNIDGILVQLPLPPHIDTTRLLELVAPHKDVDGFHPYNAGRLMTGLDGFVPCTPLGVMELFAEYEIDLTGKDAVVVGASNIVGKPMAALLLNANATVTITHIHTKDLKAHTQNADIVLVGAGVINLIKEDMVKEGAIVIDIGINRAPDGRLVGDVDYENVAPKCSYITPVPGGVGPMTIAMLLKNTLKAAEMHAQERQ; encoded by the coding sequence ATGCAGATACTCGACGGAAAAGCGCTTTCCAAGAAGATTGAAGAAGGTGTCGCCACCGCGGCCTCCGAACTCAAGGAACGGACCGGTCGCGTCCCGGGCCTCGCCGTCATCCTCGTCGGGAACGACCCCGCTTCCCATGCCTACGTCGGCATGAAAAAGAAGGCCTGCGACCGCGCCGGTTTCTACTCCGTCACCCACGAGATGCCTGAAACGATCTCCCAGGAGGCGATCGAACAGACCATCGAAATGATGAACGGCAACCCCAACATCGACGGCATTCTTGTACAGCTGCCGCTTCCGCCGCATATCGACACGACCCGCCTGCTCGAACTCGTCGCCCCGCACAAGGACGTCGACGGCTTCCACCCCTATAATGCCGGCCGCCTGATGACGGGACTGGACGGTTTCGTCCCCTGTACCCCGCTGGGCGTCATGGAGCTCTTCGCCGAGTACGAGATCGATCTCACGGGCAAAGACGCCGTCGTCGTCGGTGCCTCCAACATCGTCGGCAAACCGATGGCGGCCCTGCTGCTCAATGCCAACGCGACCGTTACCATCACCCATATCCACACCAAAGACCTCAAAGCCCACACCCAGAACGCCGACATCGTCCTGGTCGGGGCCGGGGTCATCAACCTGATCAAGGAGGACATGGTCAAAGAGGGGGCTATCGTTATCGACATCGGTATCAACCGCGCGCCGGACGGCCGCCTCGTCGGTGACGTCGATTACGAGAACGTCGCGCCCAAATGCTCCTACATCACGCCTGTGCCCGGCGGCGTCGGCCCGATGACCATCGCCATGCTGCTGAAAAACACTCTTAAAGCGGCCGAGATGCACGCACAAGAGCGCCAATGA
- a CDS encoding cytochrome c has translation MARWLLFLATLLAAEESFITPQEYAAQLYHNPRGIGCNLCHGEHGEGKVIAHYTDKGVRKSFTAPAINVIGFEDFDRALNGRVKGMPRYFLTEEERRTLYRYLHPKDANVPN, from the coding sequence ATGGCCCGTTGGCTCCTGTTTTTGGCGACCTTGCTTGCGGCGGAGGAGTCCTTCATCACCCCGCAGGAATACGCCGCGCAGCTCTATCACAATCCAAGGGGGATCGGCTGCAATCTCTGCCACGGCGAACACGGCGAGGGGAAGGTGATCGCCCATTATACCGACAAGGGCGTTCGCAAATCGTTTACCGCTCCGGCGATCAATGTTATCGGCTTCGAGGATTTCGACCGGGCCCTCAACGGCCGCGTCAAAGGGATGCCGCGCTACTTCCTGACCGAGGAGGAGCGCCGTACCCTCTACCGTTACCTGCACCCAAAGGATGCCAATGTTCCAAACTGA
- a CDS encoding site-2 protease family protein — MDSIDLLKIASSVIALAIAIIGHEIMHGWVAYRYGDTTAKHAGRLSINPLIHIDPVGTILVPLMMYFIPMLLGMGGGFLFGWAKPVPVNMRTVIANGGYSAAMQVSLAGIAYNFALASLFAVVLTGIHQPLQSDGLGYIFLYLVVMQLVFINVLLAVFNLLPIPQFDGAHFLMFLSLKYGLNNIAMWFQRLEPYGMFIVIIILITPLREYVLFMPVQYVLHLLLS, encoded by the coding sequence GTGGACTCTATTGATCTGCTGAAAATCGCTTCATCCGTCATCGCGCTGGCCATTGCCATCATCGGCCACGAGATCATGCACGGCTGGGTCGCCTACCGCTACGGCGACACGACGGCGAAACACGCCGGGCGCCTCTCGATCAACCCTCTGATCCACATCGACCCTGTCGGGACAATCCTTGTGCCACTGATGATGTATTTCATCCCCATGCTGCTCGGCATGGGCGGCGGTTTCCTCTTCGGCTGGGCCAAGCCGGTCCCGGTCAACATGCGCACCGTCATTGCCAACGGCGGCTACAGTGCCGCCATGCAGGTCAGCCTTGCCGGCATCGCCTACAACTTTGCCCTCGCTTCCCTCTTCGCCGTCGTGCTGACGGGAATACACCAGCCGCTTCAGAGCGACGGGCTGGGCTATATTTTCCTCTACCTTGTCGTCATGCAGCTGGTCTTCATCAACGTGCTGCTCGCCGTCTTTAATCTGCTGCCGATCCCTCAGTTCGACGGGGCGCATTTTTTGATGTTCCTCTCGCTGAAGTACGGCCTGAACAACATTGCCATGTGGTTCCAGCGCCTGGAACCCTACGGCATGTTCATCGTCATCATCATCTTGATCACGCCGCTGAGAGAGTATGTACTTTTCATGCCCGTCCAGTACGTGCTGCATCTGCTATTATCTTAA
- a CDS encoding HpcH/HpaI aldolase/citrate lyase family protein, giving the protein MFQTDLPELERAAETLDTGALDALLSPRRRTLNGSAAFHAPLMLSAHRVKHLSKIPRLSADAVMFNLEDGVSAEQKPVALRLCALALSRLPQSSKKLIVRVNPLDEGGVEEIAFLAPYMPDAIRVPKVRTAEEVERIISLVPAPIEVHLSIETKEAWLALASLRTDSRVCTFYLGILDLFADLGLDQALIAPENPTLRYLLSHFFVTCRALGVKPVSFVYQDYRNVAGFAAWLALESEMGFDAKGCIAPKQAEQVMAAFGRDEAALSRAREIVALFEAERAKGVTGFTHEVYGFVDEPIYKGALALLKGTE; this is encoded by the coding sequence ATGTTCCAAACTGACCTTCCCGAATTGGAGCGGGCCGCGGAGACCCTCGACACCGGTGCGCTTGACGCGCTGCTCTCACCGCGCCGCCGCACCCTGAACGGCTCTGCCGCGTTTCACGCGCCGCTGATGCTCTCCGCCCACCGCGTCAAGCATCTCTCGAAGATTCCGCGGCTGTCCGCCGACGCGGTGATGTTCAACCTCGAAGACGGGGTGTCGGCTGAACAGAAGCCGGTGGCGCTGCGTCTGTGCGCCCTCGCGCTTTCGCGCCTGCCGCAAAGCAGCAAGAAACTGATCGTCCGGGTTAACCCCCTTGACGAGGGCGGGGTGGAGGAGATCGCATTTCTCGCCCCCTATATGCCCGACGCCATCCGCGTCCCGAAGGTCCGCACGGCGGAGGAGGTGGAGCGGATCATTTCACTGGTACCCGCACCGATCGAAGTCCACCTTTCCATTGAGACGAAAGAGGCGTGGCTCGCCCTCGCTTCACTGCGGACCGATTCGCGGGTGTGCACCTTCTACCTCGGGATCCTCGACCTCTTCGCCGACCTGGGGCTCGACCAGGCGCTGATCGCTCCGGAGAACCCGACCCTGCGTTACCTGCTGTCGCACTTTTTCGTCACCTGTCGCGCTCTCGGCGTCAAACCCGTCTCCTTCGTCTACCAGGATTACCGTAACGTGGCTGGCTTTGCCGCCTGGCTCGCGCTGGAAAGCGAGATGGGGTTCGACGCCAAGGGGTGCATTGCGCCGAAACAGGCCGAGCAGGTGATGGCGGCCTTCGGCCGGGACGAGGCGGCACTGTCGCGGGCGCGGGAGATCGTTGCACTCTTTGAGGCCGAACGCGCGAAAGGGGTGACGGGCTTCACGCACGAGGTGTACGGTTTCGTCGACGAGCCGATCTACAAGGGGGCGCTCGCCCTGCTGAAGGGTACGGAGTGA
- the rpiB gene encoding ribose 5-phosphate isomerase B has protein sequence MKFYIATDHAGLDLKDYTVELLKAKGHEVVDLGPHSKDRVDYPDFAVKVCNAVLTDEEDADGILICGSGLGMSMAANRFSGIRAALCHDAYTATMARAHNDANVLCFGERVVGRGVAESIIDAWVTAAFEGGRHADRVAKIEAVGGCSATL, from the coding sequence ATGAAATTCTACATTGCCACCGACCACGCCGGACTCGACCTGAAAGACTACACCGTTGAACTGCTGAAAGCCAAAGGCCATGAGGTCGTCGATCTCGGCCCCCACAGCAAAGACCGCGTCGACTACCCCGACTTTGCCGTCAAAGTCTGTAACGCCGTGCTCACCGACGAGGAGGATGCCGACGGTATCCTGATCTGCGGTTCGGGTCTGGGGATGAGCATGGCCGCCAACCGATTCTCCGGTATCCGTGCCGCCCTCTGCCACGACGCCTACACGGCGACCATGGCCCGCGCGCACAACGATGCCAATGTCCTCTGCTTCGGCGAGCGTGTCGTGGGCCGCGGGGTCGCGGAATCCATCATCGACGCCTGGGTCACGGCTGCCTTCGAGGGCGGCCGCCACGCCGATCGCGTTGCAAAGATCGAAGCCGTCGGCGGCTGCTCGGCCACACTGTAA
- a CDS encoding DedA family protein codes for MEAYLLELLQEYGYIILFVWSILEGEMGLLMAGIMATTGHMNVPIAIFVAGLGGFAGDQIYFYIGRFNKGFIQRKFHAQRRKFAIAHLLLKKYGWPLIFVQRYLYGLRTVIPMSIGITKYSSKKFALINLLSAWVWAAITIIPAYLLGEQILQVLEWGKTHWYFALPLAGAALYGITTLFKRIENQMLEKQHARQARNATC; via the coding sequence GTGGAAGCTTATTTACTGGAACTGCTGCAGGAGTACGGTTACATCATCCTTTTCGTCTGGAGTATCCTGGAGGGGGAGATGGGACTGCTGATGGCCGGCATCATGGCTACAACGGGACATATGAACGTGCCCATCGCCATCTTCGTCGCCGGGCTCGGCGGTTTTGCCGGCGATCAGATTTACTTCTACATCGGCCGTTTCAACAAAGGCTTCATCCAACGGAAATTCCATGCGCAGCGCCGCAAGTTCGCCATTGCCCACCTGCTGCTTAAAAAGTACGGCTGGCCCCTTATCTTCGTGCAGCGCTACCTCTACGGACTGCGCACTGTCATCCCGATGAGCATCGGGATCACAAAATACTCCTCGAAAAAATTCGCCCTCATCAACCTGCTCAGCGCCTGGGTCTGGGCGGCGATCACGATTATCCCCGCCTACCTGCTGGGGGAACAGATCTTGCAGGTGCTCGAGTGGGGAAAAACCCACTGGTATTTTGCCCTACCGCTCGCCGGTGCCGCGCTGTACGGCATCACGACCCTGTTCAAACGAATCGAAAATCAAATGCTGGAGAAACAACATGCTCGTCAAGCTCGAAACGCAACCTGTTGA
- a CDS encoding adenine phosphoribosyltransferase has protein sequence MSLTVDQKALLESAIRDIPDFPKPGIIFKDITTLLNNAEAFSTLMTHLKTRYESYNLDFVAGIDARGFIFGAALAQMLGVGFVPIRKKGKLPSTTVSEKYSLEYGFDEVEVHMDAFGSDKGAKVLLIDDLIATGGTAKAAASLIEKVGAHCVEACFILGLEFLPGIDSLTELTPVYTVIGVD, from the coding sequence ATGTCCCTGACCGTCGATCAAAAAGCCCTGCTTGAAAGTGCGATCCGCGATATTCCCGACTTCCCCAAGCCGGGCATCATCTTTAAAGACATCACGACGCTGCTGAACAACGCCGAGGCGTTCAGCACGCTGATGACGCATCTCAAGACGCGTTACGAATCTTATAACCTTGATTTTGTCGCGGGGATCGACGCGCGCGGCTTTATTTTCGGCGCGGCCCTGGCGCAGATGCTGGGTGTCGGTTTCGTCCCCATTCGCAAGAAAGGGAAACTCCCCTCCACGACCGTGTCGGAGAAGTACTCCCTTGAATACGGTTTTGACGAGGTCGAAGTGCATATGGACGCTTTCGGCTCGGACAAAGGTGCCAAGGTGCTCCTCATCGACGACCTGATCGCCACGGGCGGAACGGCGAAGGCCGCAGCCTCCCTGATTGAAAAAGTCGGCGCGCACTGCGTCGAAGCCTGTTTTATCCTCGGGCTTGAGTTCCTGCCGGGCATCGACAGCCTGACCGAACTCACCCCCGTTTATACCGTTATAGGAGTGGATTGA
- a CDS encoding energy transducer TonB codes for MSRSTAALIIAVLFHLLILVLLLLLGFLFVTEPVEPKVQEHRIKVSLKERPKAKANAALPNKRPPAEKIPPMPKGKQLEKLPKAQPLPQPQQQLPVTQPTPVKPQQKIPTPTKIAEPQKRVAKTEPVPPEKPYIPFMKTPEPKTAEANATAVPTEHKNLFAKLSQKQKNVEQKAAAKSATARRESRIPDDIREAYGDAFGKLSEGEQKYLLDNQEIMRRLTQTQLNATGSTMIPNNMRVNDYNIVEFYLHPDGRMTDFRTVRNSGFFLLDEVTKETIESVYWKYPRPEQKTLVRYKFGYYLRGY; via the coding sequence ATGAGCCGAAGTACCGCCGCCCTCATTATTGCCGTACTCTTCCATCTGCTCATCCTGGTGCTTTTACTGCTCCTGGGCTTTCTTTTCGTTACCGAGCCGGTCGAGCCAAAGGTCCAGGAGCACCGCATCAAGGTCTCGCTCAAGGAGCGCCCGAAAGCCAAAGCAAACGCCGCGCTCCCGAACAAGCGCCCGCCGGCGGAGAAAATCCCCCCGATGCCCAAAGGCAAGCAGCTCGAAAAACTTCCCAAGGCCCAACCGCTCCCGCAGCCGCAGCAGCAGCTGCCCGTCACGCAGCCGACACCGGTCAAACCGCAGCAGAAGATCCCGACGCCCACAAAGATCGCCGAGCCGCAGAAGCGGGTCGCCAAAACGGAACCCGTGCCGCCTGAAAAGCCCTATATCCCTTTTATGAAAACACCCGAGCCGAAAACGGCCGAGGCCAATGCCACCGCGGTGCCGACGGAACATAAAAACCTCTTTGCCAAACTGTCGCAGAAACAGAAGAACGTCGAACAGAAAGCTGCCGCCAAATCAGCGACCGCGCGGCGCGAAAGCCGTATCCCCGATGATATCCGCGAGGCCTACGGCGATGCGTTCGGGAAACTGAGCGAAGGGGAACAGAAATACCTGCTTGACAACCAGGAGATCATGCGACGCCTCACCCAGACCCAGCTCAACGCCACCGGCAGCACGATGATCCCCAACAACATGCGCGTCAACGACTACAACATCGTCGAGTTCTATCTCCACCCCGACGGGCGGATGACCGATTTCCGCACCGTGCGCAACAGCGGCTTCTTCCTCCTTGACGAGGTAACCAAAGAGACGATAGAGTCAGTCTACTGGAAGTATCCCCGCCCGGAGCAGAAGACCCTGGTGCGCTACAAATTCGGCTACTACCTGCGCGGCTATTAA